A DNA window from Elephas maximus indicus isolate mEleMax1 chromosome 17, mEleMax1 primary haplotype, whole genome shotgun sequence contains the following coding sequences:
- the EGR4 gene encoding early growth response protein 4, giving the protein MLHLSEFSGPDALLVKSTEGCCAEPSTEPRLPARDTPAVNGYPGAGDFLSWALSSCGAGGNLADSCFLEGPAPTPPSSLSYSGSFFIQAVPEHPHDPEALFNLMSGILGLAPFPGPEAATSRSALDAPFPTGSDALLPGLPDLYSPDLGAATLPEAFWEASPSAGAPSQCLFEPQLSPPDVKPGLRAPPASPALDAASAFKGPYAPWELLSTGAAGSCGLQGGYQASPEARFPAIGTKIEDLLSISCPAELPAGPANRLYPAEAYDVFPLVPGDLGEGTESLPELLTPPGGEGGGSGDGGEFLASTQPQLSPLGLRGAAADFPKPLVADIPGGSGVAVPPGPPPSAFTPAKARRKGRRGGKCSARCFCPRPHAKAFACPVESCVRSFARSDELNRHLRIHTGHKPFQCRICLRNFSRSDHLTTHVRTHTGEKPFACDVCGRRFARSDEKKRHSKVHLKQKARAEERLKGLGFYSLGLSFAAL; this is encoded by the exons ATGCTCCACCTCAGCGAGTTTTCTGGCCCCGACGCGCTCCTGGTCAAGTCCACCGAGGGCTGTTGCGCGGAACCCAGCACCGAACCCCGGCTACCTGCCAGGGACACTCCAGCGGTGAACGGCTACCCCGGAG CAGGCGACTTCTTGAGCTGGGCTTTGAGCAGCTGCGGCGCCGGGGGAAACTTAGCCGACTCCTGCTTCCTGGAGGGGCCTGCGCCCACGCCCCCTTCCAGCCTCAGCTACAGCGGTAGCTTTTTCATCCAGGCCGTACCTGAACACCCGCACGACCCAGAGGCACTCTTCAACCTCATGTCAGGCATCCTAGGCCTCGCACCCTTCCCCGGCCCCGAAGCGGCAACATCCCGGTCCGCGCTGGACGCCCCTTTTCCCACGGGTTCCGACGCTTTGTTGCCGGGTCTGCCGGATCTTTACTCCCCGGATCTGGGCGCTGCCACCCTCCCAGAGGCGTTCTGGGAGGCTTCGCCCTCCGCGGGCGCTCCTTCGCAGTGCCTGTTTGAGCCGCAGCTCTCCCCGCCCGACGTCAAGCCGGGCCTCCGAGCGCCTCCGGCCTCTCCAGCGCTTGACGCTGCCTCGGCCTTCAAGGGCCCCTATGCGCCCTGGGAGCTGCTCTCTACCGGGGCCGCAGGGAGCTGCGGGTTACAGGGAGGCTATCAGGCCTCCCCCGAGGCCCGTTTCCCAGCGATAGGAACCAAGATTGAAGACCTGCTGTCCATCAGCTGCCCCGCAGAACTGCCGGCCGGCCCGGCCAACAGACTCTACCCCGCGGAGGCCTACGACGTTTTCCCTCTGGTTCCTGGTGACTTAGGGGAGGGGACCGAGAGCCTCCCGGAGCTCCTGACCCCAcctggtggggagggtgggggtaGCGGGGACGGCGGAGAGTTTCTGGCCAGTACACAGCCTCAGCTATCCCCGCTGGGTCTCCGCGGCGCCGCGGCGGACTTCCCGAAACCTCTGGTGGCGGACATCCCCGGAGGCAGTGGCGTGGCTGTGCCTCCCGGGCCGCCGCCCTCCGCATTCACCCCGGCCAAGGCGCGACGCAAAGGGCGCCGGGGCGGCAAGTGTAGCGCTCGCTGCTTCTGTCCGCGGCCGCATGCCAAAGCTTTTGCTTGCCCGGTGGAGAGCTGTGTGCGCAGTTTTGCGCGCTCCGACGAGCTCAACCGCCACCTGCGCATCCATACGGGCCACAAGCCCTTCCAGTGCCGCATCTGCCTCCGCAACTTCAGCCGCAGCGACCACCTCACCACGCACGTGCGCACCCACACCGGCGAGAAGCCCTTCGCCTGCGACGTGTGCGGCCGCCGCTTCGCGCGCAGCGACGAGAAGAAACGGCACAGCAAAGTGCACCTCAAGCAGAAGGCACGCGCTGAGGAGCGGCTCAAGGGCCTCGGCTTTTACTCGCTGGGCCTCTCCTTCGCCGCCCTGTGA